In Streptomyces sp. SID8374, one genomic interval encodes:
- a CDS encoding DUF192 domain-containing protein, producing the protein MRTWRDGEGTLTVGGDAGARKVPLRIAASYRARTRGLLGQDGIEGALLLTPAGSVHTFRMRFAIDVAYLDRKFTVLAVRTMKPGRLGLPRLRSRHVVEAEAGAMERWGLRPGVRVELRAAGTSWGRPAPGTP; encoded by the coding sequence ATGAGGACTTGGCGTGATGGCGAGGGGACGCTGACGGTCGGCGGGGACGCGGGGGCCCGGAAGGTGCCGCTGCGGATAGCGGCCTCGTACCGGGCACGGACCCGGGGGTTGCTCGGGCAGGACGGGATCGAGGGGGCGTTGCTGCTCACTCCGGCCGGGAGCGTGCACACCTTCCGGATGCGGTTCGCCATCGATGTGGCGTACCTGGACCGGAAGTTCACCGTGCTGGCGGTCCGCACCATGAAGCCCGGCCGGCTCGGCCTGCCCCGGCTGCGGTCCCGCCATGTGGTGGAGGCGGAGGCGGGGGCGATGGAGCGGTGGGGGCTGCGGCCGGGCGTGCGGGTGGAGCTGCGGGCGGCGGGCACGTCCTGGGGAAGGCCCGCGCCCGGCACCCCCTAG
- a CDS encoding A24 family peptidase encodes MDLALLVAAAVWGGATGLLLPRAAYRFAVEPEDPWRTACPAGHAFTGRFGASWLGPARCRSCGPRARTSVRYGGEADDPVPRGEQAEASVPYGEEADAPVPYGDDRPAPAPYAPNTLAPLVTVLVCIALAAATGARPELGVWLLLAPPAVLLATVDRRVHRLPDPLTLPLAGAAVLLLGGAALLPGHAGSWTSGLLGGLVLGGFYLLLFLINPNGMGFGDVKLALALGVALGWYGWAVLFLGGFAGFLFGAAYGLGLVLLRRAGRRTGIPFGPFMIAGALTGVLLGALAA; translated from the coding sequence GTGGACCTCGCGCTGCTTGTTGCCGCCGCCGTCTGGGGCGGAGCCACCGGACTGCTGCTCCCGCGCGCCGCGTACCGGTTCGCCGTGGAACCAGAGGACCCCTGGCGCACGGCCTGCCCCGCCGGCCACGCGTTCACCGGCCGGTTCGGCGCGAGCTGGCTGGGCCCGGCCCGCTGCCGGTCCTGCGGGCCTCGCGCGCGGACGTCCGTACGGTACGGGGGCGAGGCCGACGACCCGGTCCCGCGCGGGGAGCAAGCCGAAGCCTCTGTCCCGTACGGGGAGGAGGCCGACGCGCCGGTCCCGTACGGGGACGACCGGCCCGCCCCCGCCCCCTACGCCCCCAACACCCTCGCCCCCCTGGTCACCGTTCTCGTCTGCATCGCGCTCGCCGCCGCCACGGGGGCCCGGCCCGAGCTCGGCGTCTGGCTGCTTCTCGCCCCGCCCGCCGTTCTCCTGGCCACCGTCGACCGCCGCGTCCACCGGCTGCCGGACCCGCTCACCCTGCCCTTGGCCGGTGCCGCCGTGCTCCTCCTCGGCGGGGCGGCCCTGCTCCCCGGGCACGCCGGGTCCTGGACCTCCGGGCTGCTCGGCGGGCTGGTGCTCGGCGGGTTCTACCTTCTGCTCTTCCTCATCAACCCGAACGGCATGGGCTTCGGCGATGTGAAGCTCGCCCTCGCCCTGGGTGTCGCCCTCGGCTGGTACGGCTGGGCGGTGCTCTTCCTGGGCGGGTTCGCCGGGTTCCTGTTCGGGGCGGCGTACGGACTCGGGCTCGTCCTCCTGCGCCGGGCGGGGCGCAGGACGGGCATCCCGTTCGGCCCGTTCATGATCGCCGGGGCGCTGACCGGGGTGCTCCTGGGGGCCCTGGCGGCCTGA
- a CDS encoding class I SAM-dependent methyltransferase encodes MSEQFPVPFTSAASRDRFEVLVAEAASVSVDGWDFSWLEGRATEQRPSWGYARAMAGRLGEARAALDIQTGGGEVLAAAPKLPPVTVATESWPPNIARATALLHPLGAVVVADADEPPLPFGDAAFDLVVSRHPVTTWWEEIARVLTPGGTYFSQQVGPASVFELVEFFLGPQPPEVRRGRHPEDARAAAEAAGLEVVDLRPERLRTEFFDIGAVVYFLRKVIWMVPGFTVEKYRPQLAELHRKIEEEGPFLAHTTRFLIEARKPL; translated from the coding sequence ATGTCCGAACAGTTCCCCGTGCCCTTCACCTCCGCCGCCTCCCGCGACCGGTTCGAGGTCCTCGTCGCCGAGGCCGCCTCCGTCTCCGTGGACGGGTGGGACTTCTCCTGGCTGGAGGGGCGGGCCACCGAGCAGCGCCCCTCCTGGGGGTACGCCCGCGCCATGGCCGGCCGGCTCGGCGAGGCGCGGGCCGCACTCGACATCCAGACCGGCGGCGGCGAGGTGCTGGCCGCCGCGCCCAAGCTCCCGCCGGTCACCGTGGCCACCGAGTCCTGGCCGCCGAACATCGCCCGCGCCACCGCCCTCCTGCACCCCCTCGGTGCCGTCGTCGTGGCGGACGCGGACGAGCCGCCGCTGCCCTTCGGCGACGCGGCCTTCGACCTGGTGGTGAGCCGGCACCCGGTGACCACCTGGTGGGAGGAGATCGCCCGGGTGCTCACCCCCGGCGGTACGTACTTCTCGCAGCAGGTCGGCCCGGCGAGCGTCTTCGAGCTCGTCGAGTTCTTCCTCGGCCCGCAGCCGCCCGAGGTGCGCCGAGGCCGTCACCCCGAGGACGCGCGCGCCGCCGCCGAGGCGGCGGGGCTGGAGGTCGTCGACCTGCGGCCCGAGCGGCTGCGCACCGAGTTCTTCGACATCGGCGCGGTCGTCTACTTCCTCCGCAAGGTGATCTGGATGGTGCCCGGCTTCACCGTCGAGAAGTACCGCCCCCAACTGGCCGAACTCCACCGGAAGATCGAGGAGGAGGGGCCGTTCCTCGCCCACACCACACGCTTCCTGATTGAGGCCCGCAAGCCCCTGTGA
- a CDS encoding winged helix DNA-binding domain-containing protein, with the protein MTPRARANETVTWPEANARRLARQHLSAPASGLSPAEAAGAMLGTHAQVLSAAELSVGLRGEGLTRTDVRTALWAEDPARRTLVKTFGPRGTVHLLPAAELPLWTGALSAVPTGPNPFPQDTRMTPEQVEEVVAAIGAALTGAELTVDELSDEVVARTGPWAGDLVMPGFQTMWPRWRQVLHLAGHRGALAYAPNRGRRAAYTNPGYTPLPGPEAQAALVERYLSAYGPATPAHFARWPAAPKRWAEELFASLAAAGSIEEVAFEDAGPAWVVAGDTDFPADPVRGVRLLPYFDAFAIASQPRERLFPGRAYERALAGGQAGNYPVLLVDGTVAGVWHQRRSGKRIAVTVEPLEPLPARRLRALEDEVERVGAVMEERAELTVGVVSVGAHA; encoded by the coding sequence ATGACCCCACGCGCCCGTGCGAACGAGACAGTGACCTGGCCGGAGGCGAACGCCCGGAGGCTGGCCCGCCAGCATCTGTCGGCCCCGGCCTCCGGCCTCTCCCCCGCCGAAGCCGCCGGCGCGATGCTCGGCACACACGCCCAGGTGCTGTCGGCGGCCGAGCTGTCGGTGGGGCTGCGCGGCGAGGGCCTGACGCGCACGGACGTGCGTACGGCGCTGTGGGCCGAGGACCCGGCCCGGCGGACCCTGGTCAAGACGTTCGGGCCGCGCGGCACGGTCCACCTGCTGCCCGCGGCGGAGCTGCCGCTGTGGACCGGCGCGCTCTCCGCCGTACCGACCGGCCCGAATCCGTTCCCCCAGGACACCCGGATGACCCCGGAGCAGGTGGAGGAGGTCGTAGCGGCGATCGGGGCGGCGCTGACCGGGGCGGAGCTGACGGTCGACGAGCTCTCGGACGAGGTCGTCGCCCGGACCGGGCCGTGGGCCGGGGACCTGGTGATGCCCGGCTTCCAGACGATGTGGCCGCGCTGGCGGCAGGTCCTGCACCTGGCGGGACACCGGGGCGCGCTGGCGTACGCCCCGAACCGGGGCCGCCGGGCGGCCTACACCAACCCCGGGTACACCCCGCTGCCCGGCCCAGAGGCGCAGGCGGCCCTGGTGGAGCGGTACCTGTCCGCGTACGGTCCGGCCACCCCGGCCCACTTCGCCCGCTGGCCCGCCGCGCCGAAGCGGTGGGCGGAGGAGCTGTTCGCGTCACTGGCTGCCGCCGGGTCGATCGAGGAGGTGGCGTTCGAGGACGCCGGGCCCGCCTGGGTGGTGGCGGGCGACACGGACTTCCCGGCCGATCCGGTACGGGGAGTGCGCCTGCTCCCCTACTTCGACGCGTTCGCCATCGCCTCCCAGCCCCGCGAGCGGCTCTTCCCCGGTCGGGCGTACGAGCGTGCGCTCGCGGGCGGGCAGGCGGGGAACTACCCGGTGCTGCTGGTGGACGGCACGGTGGCGGGCGTCTGGCACCAGCGCCGCTCGGGGAAGCGGATCGCGGTGACGGTGGAGCCGCTGGAGCCGCTGCCGGCGCGGCGGCTGCGGGCGCTGGAGGACGAGGTGGAGCGGGTGGGGGCGGTCATGGAGGAGCGGGCGGAGCTGACGGTGGGGGTGGTGTCGGTGGGGGCGCATGCGTAG
- the mgrA gene encoding L-glyceraldehyde 3-phosphate reductase: MTDYLSPDLSYRAADTRYDSMEYRRTGRSGLKLPALSLGLWHNFGDDRTLDSQRAILRRAFDLGVTHFDLANNYGPPPGSAELNFGKLFAQDFAPYRDELVISTKAGYLMHPGPYGEWGSRKYLLSSLDASLKRMGLEYVDIFYSHRFDPHTPLEETMGALASAVRQGKALYAGVSSYNAEQTAQAAGLLREMGVPALIHQPSYSMINRWIEDDGLLDTLEAAGMGCISFVPLAQGLLTNKYLKGIPEGSRATQGKSLDPGLLSDEVLRRLRGLNDIAQGRGQSLAQLAIAWVLRDSRMTSALIGASSVKQLEENVAALAGPALTAAELKEIDAFAVDTEGTNIWAGRG, encoded by the coding sequence GTGACTGATTACCTCTCCCCCGACCTCTCCTACCGCGCTGCCGACACGCGCTACGACTCCATGGAGTACCGCCGCACCGGGCGCAGCGGCCTCAAGCTGCCCGCCCTGTCGCTGGGCCTGTGGCACAACTTCGGCGACGACCGGACGCTGGACTCCCAGCGGGCGATCCTGCGCCGTGCCTTCGATCTCGGGGTGACGCACTTCGACCTGGCCAACAACTACGGGCCGCCGCCCGGCTCGGCCGAGCTGAACTTCGGCAAGCTGTTCGCCCAGGACTTCGCCCCGTACCGGGACGAGCTGGTCATCTCCACCAAGGCCGGATATCTCATGCACCCCGGCCCGTACGGCGAGTGGGGCTCCCGCAAGTATCTGCTGTCCTCGCTCGACGCCTCGCTGAAGCGGATGGGCCTGGAGTACGTCGACATCTTCTACTCGCACCGCTTCGACCCGCACACCCCGCTGGAGGAGACGATGGGCGCCCTGGCGTCCGCCGTGCGGCAGGGCAAGGCGCTGTACGCGGGCGTCTCCTCGTACAACGCGGAGCAGACGGCACAGGCGGCCGGGCTGCTGCGGGAGATGGGCGTCCCGGCCCTGATCCACCAGCCGTCCTACTCCATGATCAACCGCTGGATCGAGGACGACGGCCTCCTCGACACCCTGGAGGCGGCCGGAATGGGCTGCATCTCCTTCGTACCGCTCGCCCAGGGCCTGCTCACGAACAAGTACCTGAAGGGCATCCCGGAGGGCTCGCGCGCCACCCAGGGCAAGTCGCTGGACCCGGGGCTGCTCTCGGACGAGGTCCTGCGCCGGCTGCGCGGCCTGAACGACATCGCGCAGGGGCGCGGCCAGTCGCTCGCCCAGCTGGCCATCGCGTGGGTGCTGCGCGACAGCCGGATGACGTCGGCGCTGATCGGCGCGTCGAGTGTGAAGCAGCTGGAGGAGAACGTGGCGGCGCTGGCCGGACCGGCGCTGACGGCCGCGGAGCTGAAGGAGATCGACGCCTTCGCCGTGGACACCGAGGGCACCAATATCTGGGCGGGACGCGGCTGA
- a CDS encoding isoprenyl transferase: MNFRDLVYRLYARRVEGRLDHDQVPKHIGVILDGNRRWAKASGGSAVQGHQAGADKISELLGWCSETDVEVVTLWMLSTDNFDRPEHELKPLLRIIENTVRNLAADGRWRVHHVGTLDLLPAETQLVLKEAEQSTSHVEGIIVNVAVGYGGRQEIADAVRSLLLDHSERGTTFEELAEIVSTDLISEHLYTRGQPDPDLVIRTSGEQRLSGFMLWQSAHSEYYFCEVFWPAFRKVDFLRALRDYAARHRRYGA; encoded by the coding sequence GTGAACTTCCGCGACCTGGTGTACAGGCTCTACGCGCGCCGGGTGGAAGGCCGCCTGGACCACGACCAGGTGCCGAAGCACATCGGGGTCATCCTCGACGGGAACCGCCGGTGGGCGAAGGCGTCCGGCGGCTCGGCGGTGCAGGGCCACCAGGCGGGCGCGGACAAGATCTCCGAGCTGCTCGGCTGGTGCAGCGAGACCGATGTCGAGGTCGTCACCCTGTGGATGCTCTCCACGGACAACTTCGACCGGCCCGAGCACGAGCTGAAACCGCTCCTGCGGATCATCGAGAACACCGTACGCAATCTCGCCGCCGACGGCCGCTGGCGCGTCCACCACGTGGGCACCCTCGACCTGCTGCCCGCCGAGACGCAGCTGGTGCTCAAGGAGGCCGAGCAGTCGACGTCCCATGTCGAGGGGATAATCGTCAATGTCGCCGTGGGCTACGGCGGCCGCCAGGAGATCGCGGACGCCGTGCGCTCGCTGCTCCTGGACCACTCGGAGCGCGGCACGACCTTCGAGGAACTGGCCGAGATCGTCTCCACCGACCTGATCTCCGAGCACCTCTACACCCGGGGCCAGCCCGACCCCGACCTGGTGATCCGGACCAGCGGCGAGCAGCGTCTCTCGGGCTTCATGCTCTGGCAGAGCGCCCATTCGGAGTACTACTTCTGCGAGGTCTTCTGGCCGGCCTTCCGCAAGGTCGACTTCCTGCGGGCGCTGCGCGACTACGCCGCCCGCCACCGGCGCTACGGGGCCTGA
- a CDS encoding PhoH family protein, whose translation MVTSSKRRMPDRRTYVLDTSVLLADPGAMARFDEHEVVLPIVVVTELEAKRHHPELGYFARQALRLLDDFRIRYGRLDAPIPLGDLGGTLRVELNHSDPGVLPAGYRLGDNDSRILAVARNLQAEGYDVTVVSKDLPLRIKASSVGLLAEEYRAELAITDSGWTGMTELSLSGEQVDLLFTEETLYVPEAAELPVHTGLVLQSERGKALGRVTAEGNVRLVRGDREAFGIHGRSAEQRIALDLLLDPDVGIVSLGGRAGTGKSALALCAGLEAVLERQQHKKVMVFRPLYAVGGQELGYLPGSEAEKMSPWAQAVFDTLSAVAGREVIEEVLGRGMLEVLPLTHIRGRSLHDAFVIVDEAQSLERNVLLTVLSRIGANSRVVLTHDVAQRDNLRVGRYDGVVAVVEKLKGHPLFAHVTLTRSERSQIAALVTEMLEEGHI comes from the coding sequence GTGGTGACCAGTAGCAAGCGCCGCATGCCCGACAGGCGCACATACGTTCTCGACACCAGCGTCCTGCTGGCCGATCCCGGAGCCATGGCCCGCTTCGACGAGCACGAAGTCGTGCTGCCGATCGTCGTGGTCACGGAGCTGGAGGCCAAACGGCACCATCCGGAGCTCGGATACTTCGCCCGGCAGGCCCTGCGCCTGCTGGACGACTTCCGGATCCGGTACGGCCGGCTGGACGCCCCGATCCCCCTCGGGGATCTGGGCGGGACGCTCCGCGTCGAACTCAACCACTCCGACCCCGGCGTCCTGCCCGCCGGCTACCGGCTGGGGGACAACGACTCCCGGATTCTCGCGGTCGCCCGCAACCTCCAGGCGGAGGGGTACGACGTCACGGTCGTCTCCAAGGACCTGCCCCTGCGGATCAAGGCCTCCTCGGTCGGCCTGCTGGCCGAGGAGTACCGCGCCGAGCTGGCCATCACCGACTCCGGCTGGACCGGGATGACCGAGCTGTCCCTCTCGGGGGAGCAGGTCGACCTGCTCTTCACCGAGGAGACGCTGTACGTCCCCGAGGCCGCCGAGCTGCCCGTCCACACCGGCCTGGTCCTCCAGTCCGAGCGCGGCAAGGCGCTGGGCCGGGTGACGGCCGAGGGCAATGTGCGGCTCGTGCGGGGCGACCGGGAGGCCTTCGGGATCCACGGCCGCAGCGCCGAGCAGCGGATCGCCCTCGACCTGCTCCTCGACCCGGACGTCGGCATCGTCTCGCTGGGCGGCCGGGCCGGCACCGGCAAGTCGGCGCTCGCCCTGTGCGCGGGGCTGGAGGCGGTGCTGGAGCGCCAGCAGCACAAGAAGGTGATGGTCTTCCGTCCGCTGTACGCGGTGGGCGGCCAGGAGCTCGGCTATCTCCCCGGCAGCGAGGCCGAGAAGATGAGCCCCTGGGCGCAGGCGGTCTTCGACACGCTCTCGGCGGTCGCCGGGCGCGAGGTCATCGAGGAGGTGCTGGGGCGCGGGATGCTGGAGGTCCTGCCGCTCACCCACATCCGGGGCCGCTCGCTCCACGACGCGTTCGTGATCGTGGACGAGGCGCAGTCGCTCGAACGGAACGTGCTGCTGACCGTGTTGTCCCGGATCGGGGCGAATTCACGGGTGGTGCTCACCCATGACGTGGCCCAGCGGGACAACCTCCGGGTCGGCCGGTACGACGGAGTCGTCGCCGTGGTCGAGAAGCTGAAGGGTCATCCGCTCTTCGCCCATGTGACGCTCACGCGTTCGGAGCGTTCGCAGATCGCCGCACTGGTGACCGAAATGCTGGAGGAAGGGCACATCTGA
- a CDS encoding transglycosylase SLT domain-containing protein → MSRISVRGFAVASATAVTTVGAVVGVAAGGAPAADDNNFEAAAADTTLLADIPAGQQAQVQTASLTQQADAQASAADAAAKKSAEESARLQAAKDAKSKKAEAEAKAEAERRAAEKAKKEKEAAERASRSSVRDASSFSAQGSYTVAQVQAMARQMVPADQFQCFSNIVNHESTWNYRATNPSSGAYGLMQALPGHKMASAGADWQTNPATQIKWGLSYMDSRYGSPCGAWSFWQANNWY, encoded by the coding sequence GTGAGCCGGATCTCGGTCCGGGGGTTCGCCGTGGCATCTGCCACCGCGGTCACCACCGTTGGCGCCGTCGTAGGCGTTGCTGCGGGCGGCGCACCTGCCGCCGACGACAACAACTTCGAGGCTGCCGCAGCCGACACCACGCTGCTCGCAGACATTCCCGCGGGCCAGCAGGCCCAGGTCCAGACCGCTTCGCTGACGCAGCAGGCCGATGCCCAGGCATCCGCCGCCGACGCCGCCGCGAAGAAGTCCGCCGAGGAGTCCGCCCGCCTCCAGGCCGCCAAGGACGCCAAGTCCAAGAAGGCGGAGGCCGAGGCGAAGGCCGAAGCCGAGCGCCGGGCCGCGGAGAAGGCGAAGAAGGAGAAGGAAGCCGCCGAGCGTGCCAGCCGGTCCTCCGTCCGCGACGCCTCCTCGTTCTCCGCGCAGGGCTCGTACACCGTGGCCCAGGTGCAGGCGATGGCCCGCCAGATGGTCCCCGCGGACCAGTTCCAGTGCTTCAGCAACATCGTGAACCACGAGTCGACCTGGAACTACCGCGCGACCAACCCGTCCTCCGGGGCGTACGGCCTGATGCAGGCCCTCCCGGGCCACAAGATGGCTTCCGCCGGCGCCGACTGGCAGACCAACCCGGCCACCCAGATCAAGTGGGGCCTCAGCTACATGGACAGCCGCTACGGCTCCCCGTGCGGCGCCTGGTCCTTCTGGCAGGCCAACAACTGGTACTAG
- a CDS encoding AI-2E family transporter, whose protein sequence is MSKLPGWLDRFGSELTELGARLEERRARAVEDDEPLGATGTSATAPDEPGQVPAPPTYAPSVAAKPDPVAAIPWGMRVAAEAGWRLLVLAGTLWVLMQIITAVQLVVLAFSAALLITAMLQPTVVRLKRYGLPHGLATAVTAVLGFVVIGLVGWFVVWQVMENLDTLSDRVRDGIDELKRWLLDSPFHVTESQINDIAKNLNDTIGTNTEEITSAGLQGVTFMVEFLTGLLLAMFSTLFLLYDGRRIWEWSLKLVPAAARPGVAGAGPRAWRTLTAYVRGTVLVALIDAIFIGLGLYFLNVPLAVPLAVFIFLFAFIPLLGAVLSGALAVVVALVTEGVFTALMVLVVVLAVQQIEGHILQPFILGRAVRVHPLAVVLAVATGGLVAGIGGAVVAVPLVAVVNTVVGYLRSYATPAPVGGQHGATALGVAPTPPPAAPQPAADDGPDPEPVAPAEPTEPPGSEPPEK, encoded by the coding sequence ATGTCGAAACTACCGGGCTGGCTGGACCGCTTCGGGTCCGAACTGACGGAGCTGGGCGCACGCCTGGAAGAGCGCCGGGCACGCGCTGTGGAGGACGACGAGCCCCTCGGGGCGACCGGGACCTCCGCCACCGCCCCCGACGAGCCCGGTCAGGTGCCCGCGCCGCCCACGTACGCCCCCTCCGTCGCCGCCAAGCCCGATCCGGTCGCGGCGATCCCGTGGGGGATGCGGGTCGCGGCCGAGGCGGGGTGGCGGCTGCTCGTCCTCGCGGGGACCCTCTGGGTGCTGATGCAGATCATCACCGCCGTACAGCTCGTCGTCCTGGCCTTCTCCGCCGCCCTGCTCATCACGGCGATGCTCCAGCCGACCGTCGTACGGCTCAAGCGGTACGGGCTGCCGCACGGGCTCGCCACCGCCGTGACGGCGGTGCTCGGGTTCGTCGTCATCGGCCTGGTCGGCTGGTTCGTGGTGTGGCAGGTGATGGAGAACCTCGACACGCTCTCCGACCGGGTCCGCGACGGCATCGACGAGTTGAAGCGCTGGCTGCTGGACAGCCCCTTCCACGTCACCGAGTCGCAGATCAACGACATCGCCAAGAACCTCAACGACACCATCGGCACCAACACGGAGGAGATCACCTCCGCCGGACTCCAGGGCGTCACCTTCATGGTGGAGTTCCTCACCGGCCTGCTGCTGGCGATGTTCTCCACGCTCTTCCTGCTCTACGACGGCAGGCGCATCTGGGAGTGGTCTCTGAAGCTCGTGCCCGCCGCCGCCCGCCCCGGGGTCGCCGGGGCCGGGCCGCGCGCCTGGCGCACGCTGACCGCCTACGTACGCGGCACGGTGCTCGTCGCCCTGATCGACGCCATCTTCATCGGCCTGGGCCTCTACTTCCTCAATGTGCCGCTCGCGGTGCCGCTGGCCGTGTTCATCTTCCTGTTCGCCTTCATCCCGCTGCTGGGTGCCGTGCTCTCCGGGGCGCTGGCGGTGGTCGTCGCGCTGGTCACCGAGGGCGTGTTCACCGCGCTGATGGTGCTGGTGGTGGTGCTGGCGGTGCAGCAGATCGAGGGCCACATCCTCCAGCCGTTCATCCTGGGCCGGGCGGTGCGGGTCCACCCGCTGGCCGTGGTACTCGCGGTCGCCACGGGCGGCCTGGTCGCGGGCATCGGCGGTGCGGTGGTCGCCGTACCGCTGGTCGCCGTCGTCAACACGGTGGTCGGCTATCTGCGGTCGTACGCGACCCCCGCCCCGGTCGGCGGACAGCACGGGGCCACCGCGCTGGGCGTCGCCCCGACACCACCGCCCGCCGCACCGCAGCCGGCCGCGGACGACGGACCGGACCCGGAGCCCGTCGCCCCGGCCGAGCCCACGGAGCCGCCCGGGAGCGAACCGCCGGAGAAGTAG
- a CDS encoding alkyl hydroperoxide reductase — protein MALDELKSAVPDFAKDLKLNLGSVIGNSDLPQQQLWGTVLACAIASRSPRVLRELEPEAKANLSPEAYAAAKSAAAIMAMNNVFYRTRHLLSDPEYGTLRAGLRMNVIGNPGVGKVDFELWSLAVSAINGCGQCLDSHEQVLRKAGVDRETIQEAVKVASVIQAVGVTLDAEAVLAE, from the coding sequence ATGGCTCTCGACGAACTCAAGTCCGCCGTACCGGACTTCGCCAAGGACCTGAAGCTGAACCTCGGCTCGGTCATCGGCAACAGCGACCTCCCGCAGCAGCAGCTGTGGGGCACCGTGCTGGCCTGCGCGATCGCCTCGCGCTCGCCGCGGGTGCTGCGTGAGCTGGAGCCCGAGGCGAAGGCCAACCTGTCGCCCGAGGCGTACGCCGCGGCGAAGTCGGCGGCCGCCATCATGGCGATGAACAACGTCTTCTACCGGACCCGGCACCTGCTGTCGGACCCGGAGTACGGCACGCTCCGCGCGGGCCTGCGGATGAACGTCATCGGCAACCCGGGCGTGGGGAAGGTCGACTTCGAGCTGTGGTCGCTCGCCGTCTCCGCCATCAACGGCTGCGGCCAGTGCCTGGACTCCCACGAGCAGGTGCTCCGCAAGGCCGGCGTGGACCGCGAGACCATCCAGGAGGCCGTCAAGGTCGCCTCGGTGATCCAGGCGGTCGGTGTGACCCTCGACGCCGAGGCCGTACTCGCCGAGTAG
- a CDS encoding peroxiredoxin has protein sequence MLTVGDKFPEFDLTACVSLESGKEFEQINHKTYEGKWKIVFAWPKDFTFVCPTEIAAFGKLNEEFADRDAQVLGFSGDSEFVHHAWRKDHPDLTDLPFPMLADSKHELMRDLGIEGEDGFAQRAVFIVDQNNEIQFTMVTAGSVGRNPKEVLRVLDALQTDELCPCNWTKGENTLDPVALLSGE, from the coding sequence GTGCTCACTGTCGGTGACAAGTTCCCCGAGTTCGACCTGACCGCTTGTGTTTCGCTGGAGAGCGGCAAGGAGTTCGAGCAGATCAACCACAAGACCTACGAGGGCAAGTGGAAGATCGTCTTCGCGTGGCCGAAGGACTTCACCTTCGTCTGCCCCACGGAGATCGCCGCCTTCGGCAAGCTGAACGAGGAGTTCGCCGACCGCGACGCCCAGGTCCTCGGCTTCTCCGGTGACTCCGAGTTCGTGCACCACGCCTGGCGCAAGGACCACCCGGACCTGACCGACCTGCCCTTCCCGATGCTGGCCGACTCGAAGCACGAGCTCATGCGTGACCTCGGCATCGAGGGCGAGGACGGCTTCGCGCAGCGCGCCGTCTTCATCGTCGACCAGAACAACGAGATCCAGTTCACGATGGTGACCGCCGGTTCCGTGGGCCGTAACCCCAAGGAGGTCCTGCGGGTCCTCGACGCCCTGCAGACCGACGAGCTGTGCCCGTGCAACTGGACCAAGGGCGAGAACACCCTCGACCCGGTCGCGCTCCTCTCGGGCGAGTGA